One Glycine max cultivar Williams 82 chromosome 4, Glycine_max_v4.0, whole genome shotgun sequence DNA segment encodes these proteins:
- the LOC100787412 gene encoding boron transporter 4, whose product MGAPFKGIIQDFKGRAQCYKQDWICALCSGVSILAPTFYIFFASALPVIAFGEQLNRDTDGTLSTVETLASTAICGVIHSILGGQPLLILGVAEPTVIMYTYLYSFCQKTPELGGKLFLPWAGWVCVWTGVFLILLAIFNACTIITRFTRIAGELFGMLITVLFFQEAIKGLIGEFNMPKNENPSSVEFQFQWLYTNGLLAIIFCFGLLVTALKSRRARTWRYGTGWLRGFIADYGVPMMVVLWTALSYTVPGKVPDGVPRRLISPLPWDAASLYHWTVVKDMGKVPVVYIFGAIIPALMIAGLYFFDHSVASQMAQQKEFNLQKPSAYHYDVLLLGIMTLICGILGLPPSNGVLPQSPMHTKSLAVLRRRMIRKKVVKSAKECIKQRRTNSELYGKMQEVIVEMDTDPTVKELENLKEAVMQSDSKDGAKEKFDPEKHIDEYLPVRVNEQRMTNLLQSLLVAVSILAMSVIKRIPTSVLWGYFAYMAIDSLPGNQFWERILLLFVTSSRRYKILEGSHASFVETVPFKTIAAFTALQLVYFALCFGVTWIPIGGILFPVPFFLLIIIREHLLPKMFKPNHLQELDASGYEEIIGAPHGSLRDKEPDTDTDGSSEDFYDAEILDEMTTNRGELKLRTVSSFNDRNHSFSEDRHTQVYPGNAV is encoded by the exons ATGGGAGCACCATTTAAGGgaataattcaagatttcaAGGGAAGAGCTCAATGCTATAAACAAGATTGGATTTGTGCACTCTGTTCTGGCGTTAG CATATTGGCTCCAACTTTCTACATATTCTTTGCTTCTGCTCTTCCTGTCATTGCTTTTGGAGAACAGCTTAATAGGGATACAG ATGGAACCTTGAGCACAGTGGAAACATTGGCATCTACTGCTATTTGTGGAGTTATTCACTCAATATTAGGTGGCCAACCTTTGTTGATTTTAGGAGTTGCTGAACCAACTGTCATAATGTACACTTACCTCTACAGTTTTTGCCAAAAAACACCTgaactgggtggcaagctcttTCTGCCTTGGGCTGGTTG GGTTTGTGTTTGGACGGGAGTCTTTTTGATTCTGCTTGCAATTTTCAATGCTTGCACAATTATCACAAGGTTTACAAGAATTGCAGGGGAGTTGTTTGGCATGCTCATAACTGTTCTTTTCTTTCAAGAGGCTATAAAG GGATTGATAGGCGAGTTCAACATGCCAAAGAATGAAAATCCTTCCTCAGTGGAATTTCAATTCCAGTGGCTGTATACAAATGGATTACTCGCAATCATTTTCTGTTTTGGACTACTCGTCACTGCCCTTAAAAGCAGAAGAGCTAGAACGTGGCGATATGGAACAG GGTGGCTACGAGGATTTATAGCAGATTATGGGGTTCCAATGATGGTAGTGTTATGGACTGCACTGTCTTATACTGTACCAGGCAAAGTTCCAGATGGTGTTCCTAGAAGGCTCATTTCTCCCCTTCCCTGGGATGCTGCATCTCTCTATCACTGGACAGTAGTGAAG GACATGGGGAAGGTACCAGTGGTTTATATATTTGGGGCAATTATTCCAGCTCTGATGATAGCAGGCTTATACTTTTTCGATCACAGCGTAGCTTCGCAGATGGCGCAACAGAAAGAATTTAACCTTCAAAAGCCATCTGCCTACCACTATGATGTTTTGCTGCTTGGAATAATG ACTTTGATTTGCGGGATCCTTGGCCTTCCTCCTTCAAATGGAGTCCTTCCACAGTCCCCCATGCATACAAAGAGTTTAGCAGTTCTTAGGAGGCGG ATGATCCGAAAGAAGGTGGTGAAGAGCGCCAAGGAATGTATTAAGCAACGAAGGACCAACTCTGAATTATATGGAAAGATGCAAGAGGTGATTGTAGAAATGGATACAGACCCTACG GTTAAAGAATTGGAGAATTTGAAGGAGGCTGTAATGCAATCTGATAGCAAGGATGGAGCAAAGGAAAAATTTGATCCTGAGAAACACATAGATGAATATCTACCAGTGCGGGTTAATGAGCAAAGAATGACCAACTTATTGCAGTCTCTCCTGGTTGCTGTATCAATCTTAGCCATGTCAGTTATCAAAAGGATACCAACCTCAGTTCTATGGGGATATTTTGCTTACATGGCAATTGATAGTCTCCCAGGGAATCAGTTCTGGGAAAGGATATTGCTTCTCTTCGTCACCTCAAGCCGGCGTTACAA AATTTTGGAAGGTTCTCATGCCTCTTTTGTGGAGACAGTACCATTCAAGACCATAGCTGCATTTACAGCCTTACAGTTAGTATATTTTGCGTTATGTTTCGGGGTGACTTGGATACCTATAGGTGGAATATTGTTCCCCGTACCATTCTTCCTTCTCATAATTATAAGAGAACACTTGCTTCCAAAGATGTTCAAGCCTAACCATCTTCAAGAACTAGATGCTTCTGGTTATGAGGAAATTATTGGTGCTCCACATGGTTCACTGAGG GATAAGGAGCCAGATACTGATACTGATGGAAGCTCGGAAGACTTTTACGATGCAGAGATATTGGATGAGATGACAACCAACAGGGGAGAGTTGAAACTTAGAACTGTAAGCAGCTTCAATGATAGAAACCACAGCTTCAGTGAAGACAGACACACTCAG GTTTATCCTGGAAATGCTGTCTGA